A genomic stretch from Canis lupus familiaris isolate Mischka breed German Shepherd chromosome 17, alternate assembly UU_Cfam_GSD_1.0, whole genome shotgun sequence includes:
- the SV2A gene encoding synaptic vesicle glycoprotein 2A, with translation MEEGFRDRAAFIRGAKDIAKEVKKHAAKKVVKGLDRVQDEYSRRSYSRFEEEEDDDDFPAPADGYYHGEGAQDEEEGGASSDATEGHDEDDEIYEGEYQGIPRAESGGKGEQMADGATLAGVRGGLGDGEGPPGGRGEAQRRKEREELAQQYEAILRECGHGRFQWTLYFVLGLALMADGVEVFVVGFVLPSAEKDMCLSDSNKGMLGLIVYLGMMVGAFLWGGLADRLGRRQCLLISLSVNSVFAFFSSFVQGYGTFLFCRLLSGVGIGGSIPIVFSYFSEFLAQEKRGEHLSWLCMFWMIGGVYAAAMAWAIIPHYGWSFQMGSAYQFHSWRVFVLVCAFPSVFAIGALTTQPESPRFFLENGKHDEAWMVLKQVHDTNMRAKGHPERVFSVTHIKTIHQEDELIEIQSDTGTWYQRWGVRALSLGGQVWGNFLSCFGPEYRRITLMMMGVWFTMSFSYYGLTVWFPDMIRHLQAVDYEARTKLFSGERVEHVTFNFTLENQIHRGGQYFNDKFIGLRLKSVSFEDSLFEECYFEDVTSSNTFFRNCTFINTVFYNTDLFEYKFVNSRLVNSTFLHNKEGCPLDVTGTGEGAYMVYFVSFLGTLAVLPGNIVSALLMDKIGRLRMLAGSSVMSCVSCFFLSFGNSESAMIALLCLFGGVSIASWNALDVLTVELYPSDKRTTAFGFLNALCKLAAVLGISIFTSFVGITKAAPILFASAALALGSSLALKLPETRGQVLQ, from the exons ATGGAAGAAGGCTTCAGAGACCGGGCAGCTTTCATCCGTGGGGCCAAAGACATTGCCAAGGAAGTCAAGAAGCATGCGGCCAAGAAAGTGGTAAAGGGCCTGGACAGAGTCCAGGATGAATATTCCCGCAGATCCTACTCCCgctttgaggaggaggaggatgatgaTGACTTCCCTGCCCCTGCTGATGGCTATTACCATGGGGAAGGGGCCCAGGACGAGGAAGAAGGTGGTGCATCTAGCGATGCCACTGAGGGCCACGATGAGGATGACGAGATCTACGAGGGGGAGTATCAGGGCATCCCCCGGGCAGAGTCTGGGGGCAAAGGCGAGCAGATGGCAGATGGGGCCACCCTGGCTGGAGTGAGGGGAGGCTTGGGCGATGGGGAGGGCCCCCCTGGCGGCCGGGGGGAGGCACAACGGCGGAAAGAACGGGAAGAACTGGCTCAGCAGTATGAAGCCATCCTCCGGGAATGTGGCCACGGCCGCTTCCAGTGGACGCTCTATTTCGTGCTTGGTCTGGCGCTGATGGCTGATGGCGTCGAGGTCTTTGTGGTGGGCTTTGTGCTGCCCAGTGCTGAGAAAGACATGTGCCTGTCAGACTCCAACAAAGGCATGCTGG GCCTCATAGTCTACCTGGGCATGATGGTGGGTGCCTTCCTCTGGGGAGGTCTGGCTGACCGGCTGGGTCGGAGGCAGTGTCTGCTCATCTCGCTCTCCGTCAACAGCGTCTTCGCCTTTTTCTCATCTTTCGTCCAGGGCTATGGCACTTTCCTCTTCTGCCGCCTCCTTTCCGGGGTTGG GATCGGAGGGTCCATCCCCATTGTCTTCTCCTATTTCTCTGAGTTTCTGGCTCAGGAGAAACGTGGGGAGCATTTGAGCTGGCTCTGCATGTTCTGGATGATTGGCGGAGTGTATGCTGCGGCCATGGCTTGGGCCATTATCCCGCACTACG GGTGGAGCTTTCAGATGGGGTCTGCTTACCAGTTCCACAGCTGGAGGGTTTTCGTCCTCGTCTGTGCCTTCCCTTCTGTGTTTGCCATCGGGGCTCTGACCACACAGCCTGAGAGCCCCCGCTTCTTCCTGGAG AATGGGAAGCATGATGAGGCCTGGATGGTGCTGAAGCAGGTTCATGACACCAACATGCGAGCCAAGGGGCATCCTGAGCGAGTCTTCTCG GTAACCCACATTAAGACGATTCATCAGGAGGATGAGCTGATTGAGATCCAGTCAGATACGGGGACTTGGTATCAGCGCTGGGGGGTCCGGGCCTTGAGCCTGGGTGGCCAG GTTTGGGGAAATTTCCTCTCATGTTTTGGTCCAGAATATCGACGCATCACTCTGATGATGATGGGTGTGTGGTTCACCATGTCCTTCAG CTACTATGGCCTGACTGTCTGGTTTCCTGACATGATCCGCCATCTCCAGGCGGTGGACTACGAAGCCCGAACCAAATTATTCTCTGGGGAGCGCGTAGAGCATGTGACCTTTAATTTCACCCTGGAAAATCAGATCCATCGAGGGGGACAGTACTTCAATGACAA GTTCATTGGGCTACGTCTGAAGTCAGTGTCCTTTGAGGATTCCCTATTTGAGGAGTGTTATTTTGAGGATGTCACATCGAGCAACACGTTTTTCCGCAACTGCACGTTCATCAACACTGTGTTCTATAACACTG ATCTGTTTGAGTACAAGTTTGTGAACAGCCGTCTGGTGAACAGCACGTTCCTGCACAACAAAGAGGGCTGCCCGTTAGATGTGACGGGGACTGGGGAAGGCGCCTACATGGTGTACTTTGTCAGTTTCTTGGGGACGCTGGCTGTACTTCCTGGGAATATTGTGTCTGCCCTGCTCATGGACAAGATTGGCAGGCTCCGCATGCTTG CTGGCTCCAGCGTGATGTCCTGTgtctcctgcttcttcctgtcttttgGGAACAGCGAGTCAGCCATGATCGCTCTGCTCTGCCTTTTTGGGGGGGTCAGCATTGCATCCTGGAACGCGCTGGACGTGTTGACCGTTGAACTCTACCCCTCGGACAAGAG GACCACAGCCTTTGGCTTCCTGAATGCCCTCTGTAAGCTGGCAGCTGTGCTGGGGATCAGCATCTTCACATCCTTTGTGGGGATCACCAAGGCTGCCCCCATCCTGTTCGCCTCAGCTGCCCTTGCCCTTGGTAGTTCTCTGGCCCTGAAGTTGCCTGAGACCCGGGGGCAGGTGCTGCAGTGA
- the BOLA1 gene encoding bolA-like protein 1 — protein sequence MLSGQLVRHLFSMAGRVCLSRSSAGLGTIGPVEAAIRTKLEQALNPEVLELRNESDAHAVPPGSETHFRVAVVSSRFEGLSPLQRHRLVHAALSEELAGRVHALAIQTRTPAQWKENPQLDMSPPCLGGNKKTRGTP from the coding sequence ATGCTGAGTGGGCAGCTGGTCCGGCACCTGTTCTCCATGGCAGGTCGCGTCTGTCTGTCCCGGAGCAGCGCGGGACTGGGAACCATCGGTCCCGTCGAGGCAGCCATTCGCACAAAGTTGGAGCAGGCCTTGAACCCCGAGGTGTTGGAGCTGCGCAACGAGAGCGACGCCCATGCGGTCCCACCAGGCAGCGAGACGCATTTCCGCGTGGCGGTGGTGAGCTCTCGCTTTGAAGGACTGAGCCCCTTACAACGGCACCGGCTGGTCCACGCCGCCCTGTCTGAGGAGCTGGCTGGGCGGGTGCACGCACTGGCCATACAGACACGGACCCCCGCCCAGTGGAAGGAAAATCCTCAACTAGACATGAGCCCCCCTTGCCTGGGTGGGAACAAGAAAACTCGGGGAACCCCCTGA